From the genome of Limisalsivibrio acetivorans, one region includes:
- a CDS encoding phosphatidate cytidylyltransferase: MSDKSKRIVTAVLVIPPVIYAIIHFGELFFLAVMTVFIAAGAWEFYRMASAAQHEPLAIPVLASAVIIPAGFYIGTGDSIGFAIFLSVMLVFLSKLFGKKPLEDTYRTVGVTLLIIIYYPFLASFLVLLRMENYHWLFYLFAVTWMNDTFAFYVGSRFGKRRLYEKISPKKSVEGLIGGFAGGITGAALYSYFFMGIGVFNIVVTGIILVAAGVIGDLAESMFKRRSGIKDSGTLFPGHGGILDRTDSLIFAAPVLYYYIRLAV; the protein is encoded by the coding sequence GTGAGCGATAAGAGCAAAAGGATTGTAACCGCCGTACTCGTTATTCCTCCGGTGATCTATGCTATCATCCACTTCGGCGAGCTTTTCTTCCTTGCCGTTATGACCGTATTCATAGCCGCCGGTGCATGGGAGTTTTACAGGATGGCCTCCGCAGCACAGCATGAACCGCTCGCCATACCTGTTCTGGCTTCAGCTGTTATTATACCGGCGGGCTTCTACATCGGCACAGGGGACAGCATAGGCTTTGCCATCTTCCTTTCCGTGATGCTTGTATTCCTTTCGAAACTTTTTGGGAAAAAACCGCTGGAGGACACCTACCGTACGGTGGGGGTAACCCTCCTCATTATCATATACTACCCTTTCCTTGCCTCCTTTCTGGTTCTGCTCAGGATGGAGAACTACCACTGGCTATTCTATCTCTTTGCCGTAACGTGGATGAACGATACCTTCGCATTCTATGTGGGAAGCCGTTTCGGCAAGCGCAGGCTCTATGAAAAGATAAGCCCCAAGAAGAGCGTGGAGGGTCTTATCGGAGGTTTTGCAGGCGGGATTACCGGTGCTGCTCTTTATTCATACTTCTTTATGGGTATAGGTGTATTCAATATTGTCGTGACAGGTATAATCCTCGTTGCCGCCGGTGTTATTGGCGATCTGGCCGAATCGATGTTCAAGCGTCGTTCGGGCATTAAGGACAGCGGTACCCTGTTTCCGGGGCATGGTGGTATCCTTGACAGAACCGATTCCCTTATCTTTGCTGCCCCCGTCCTCTACTATTACATCAGGCTGGCGGTATGA
- a CDS encoding type II secretion system F family protein: MPTYSFNGIDKKGKKAKGVREGDTKSAVLAKLMGEGIIVSDIQQVKSRKGRSFSIPFLPGGSKKSLPDIFFQLSLLLGSGIPLVSALRILSGSIGGQKVRNMLLDVAGSVSEGNRFSEALAKFPNFFEDMYVNMIRASEDVGKLSSVLMDIATFEEEKRQVKDKLTSALMYPVAVLVLGMGVVGFLLSYVVPKLENIFASAGTDIPATTKMLVGIAEILREYGVFIFVFLLAAVVALRWLYVNNPKFRMETDKRILRIGFVRQVLIARFAHILSFQLKEGLPLTQALSNSAGVMWNRAFTEKIVRIEDDVKSGEKFSSAVSKAGGFPELFEAAAATGEQSGNMAGLLERVSTFYGKKTEQYTSRFVSVVEPVFIMFIGVIIGFIVVSIMEPLFQLNTLVG, from the coding sequence ATGCCCACCTACAGCTTCAACGGTATAGATAAAAAAGGCAAAAAGGCCAAAGGGGTTCGTGAGGGTGACACCAAGAGTGCCGTCCTTGCTAAGCTTATGGGTGAAGGGATCATCGTTTCCGATATCCAGCAGGTGAAGAGCCGCAAAGGGAGAAGCTTTTCTATCCCCTTCCTCCCCGGAGGCAGTAAAAAGAGCCTCCCAGATATATTCTTCCAGCTCTCCCTTCTTCTGGGAAGCGGAATACCCCTTGTGAGCGCTCTGCGCATACTCTCCGGTTCCATCGGGGGGCAGAAGGTTCGTAACATGCTGCTCGATGTTGCTGGGTCCGTATCTGAGGGTAACCGTTTCAGCGAGGCACTGGCCAAATTTCCCAACTTCTTTGAGGATATGTACGTCAACATGATCCGTGCATCGGAGGATGTGGGGAAGCTCTCCTCGGTGCTCATGGATATTGCGACATTCGAAGAGGAGAAGAGGCAGGTTAAGGATAAGCTCACCTCTGCTCTGATGTATCCTGTGGCCGTACTTGTACTCGGTATGGGTGTTGTGGGCTTCCTGTTGAGCTACGTAGTCCCCAAGCTTGAGAATATATTCGCCTCTGCGGGAACAGACATCCCCGCCACCACAAAGATGCTTGTGGGGATCGCAGAGATACTGCGGGAGTACGGTGTTTTCATATTTGTATTCTTACTCGCCGCCGTTGTAGCCCTGAGGTGGCTTTATGTCAATAACCCTAAGTTTCGCATGGAGACTGATAAAAGGATCCTGCGCATCGGCTTCGTACGTCAGGTTCTCATAGCCAGGTTTGCCCATATACTCTCCTTCCAGCTGAAGGAAGGGCTCCCCCTTACCCAGGCTCTTTCGAACTCTGCCGGTGTTATGTGGAACAGGGCCTTCACAGAGAAGATAGTCCGCATCGAAGATGACGTTAAGTCGGGTGAGAAGTTCTCCTCTGCCGTGTCGAAGGCTGGCGGTTTTCCCGAGCTCTTCGAGGCAGCAGCGGCCACTGGTGAGCAGTCGGGTAATATGGCGGGGCTACTTGAGCGTGTGAGCACCTTCTACGGCAAAAAGACCGAACAGTACACATCCCGCTTTGTCTCCGTTGTTGAGCCCGTATTCATAATGTTCATTGGTGTAATCATCGGTTTTATCGTGGTTTCTATTATGGAGCCACTCTTCCAGCTCAACACGCTGGTTGGTTAA
- the gspD gene encoding type II secretion system secretin GspD — protein sequence MLTVPAFGQYDVNFNNMTLKDFVQFVAEFTGKNFVYQERDLKGELTIQSGMKMETDDIMEIFYTTLSLNGLAIADKGNFIQIMRNNEAKEYDDGFSEKVSSSQIGVTTTVVPVKNFNVRMLATMLKSLKSREGDAQILNGLNAFILHDTATRVRKILKVVDNLERNAAGYEIHTVEIKNAIASNIDKRLSQLYSELNKNHMTSGDPVIVSDDSSNLMIIAAGPEDFRKISYIIEQMDSPTAGTQNEPRVYYLNNSSAVDIEKVLNKLLDSVVDPKKKEVIKSQVASDKATNSIIAFGDQELYQKIESLIKKLDVPRKQVYVEALILETTLDSGNKFGVEWLAGAGSDSTAGNIGYLDSDGALTGYMGPVLEGKSPSLGALAGGFSLGILGDVITYEGVQFPTLGLLVNAVKSASGINILSNPQILTLDNEEAEIFVGENRPFLTSTKYDSNNNPVQSYDYRDVGVKLKILPHISADDKVTLNIEQEVKKVSASTFDNTAPVTLTRSTKTRVKLKDGATMVISGLIKDDSTATRSAVPGLSKIPLLGWLFKNKGTDFEKTNLMVFISSYIIDTDGEAQKLTEQKKAQQQEFKDQTTEQLKKDY from the coding sequence ATGCTTACGGTACCCGCCTTCGGGCAGTATGATGTTAATTTCAACAACATGACGCTGAAGGATTTCGTCCAGTTCGTGGCGGAATTTACGGGTAAAAACTTTGTTTATCAGGAGAGGGACCTCAAAGGGGAACTCACCATCCAGTCTGGTATGAAGATGGAAACTGATGACATAATGGAGATCTTCTATACTACTCTCTCCCTAAACGGTCTCGCCATTGCGGATAAGGGGAACTTTATCCAGATAATGCGTAACAACGAGGCCAAGGAGTATGACGACGGCTTCAGTGAAAAGGTCAGCAGCAGTCAGATAGGGGTTACCACAACGGTTGTTCCTGTTAAAAACTTCAATGTGCGCATGCTTGCCACAATGCTCAAAAGCCTGAAATCAAGGGAGGGTGATGCTCAGATCCTCAACGGTCTTAACGCCTTCATCCTCCATGACACAGCCACAAGGGTTCGGAAGATCCTGAAGGTTGTGGATAATCTTGAGAGGAACGCCGCAGGATATGAGATACACACTGTAGAGATTAAGAACGCAATTGCGAGCAACATAGATAAGAGGCTCAGCCAGCTTTATTCCGAGCTCAATAAGAACCATATGACATCCGGTGATCCCGTTATCGTCTCCGATGATTCATCAAACCTGATGATTATCGCCGCAGGCCCCGAGGATTTCCGCAAGATAAGCTACATCATTGAGCAGATGGACAGCCCCACCGCCGGTACACAGAATGAACCCAGGGTTTATTACCTGAACAACTCTTCCGCCGTGGATATTGAGAAGGTGCTTAACAAGCTTCTGGACTCCGTTGTGGATCCGAAGAAGAAAGAAGTTATCAAGTCTCAGGTAGCTTCGGATAAGGCAACAAACTCCATAATCGCCTTCGGGGATCAGGAGCTCTACCAGAAGATAGAATCACTTATAAAGAAGCTTGATGTACCCAGAAAGCAGGTTTATGTAGAAGCACTTATCCTTGAAACAACCTTGGACAGCGGAAACAAGTTCGGCGTTGAGTGGCTTGCCGGTGCTGGAAGCGATTCAACGGCAGGAAACATCGGCTACCTCGATTCCGATGGTGCGCTAACTGGCTATATGGGGCCCGTACTTGAGGGTAAGTCCCCCAGCCTCGGCGCACTCGCCGGCGGTTTCAGCCTCGGAATCCTGGGTGATGTTATTACCTATGAAGGTGTCCAGTTCCCGACCCTCGGTCTGCTCGTTAACGCAGTAAAGAGTGCTTCGGGTATAAACATCCTTTCAAATCCCCAGATCCTGACACTCGACAACGAGGAGGCTGAGATATTCGTGGGTGAGAACAGACCCTTCCTCACAAGCACGAAATACGATTCAAACAACAACCCCGTCCAGTCCTACGACTATCGTGACGTGGGTGTTAAGCTCAAGATACTCCCCCACATCTCCGCCGATGACAAGGTTACTCTGAATATCGAGCAGGAGGTTAAGAAGGTGAGCGCAAGTACCTTTGACAACACCGCACCCGTAACCCTGACCAGAAGCACGAAGACAAGGGTCAAGCTCAAGGACGGCGCCACGATGGTTATAAGCGGCCTTATCAAGGACGACTCCACAGCCACACGCTCCGCCGTTCCCGGGCTTTCCAAGATCCCGCTTCTCGGATGGCTCTTCAAGAATAAGGGTACGGATTTCGAAAAAACAAACCTTATGGTATTTATATCATCATATATCATAGACACTGATGGTGAGGCACAGAAGCTCACCGAACAGAAAAAAGCTCAACAGCAGGAATTTAAGGACCAGACTACAGAGCAGTTAAAGAAAGATTACTGA
- the frr gene encoding ribosome recycling factor translates to MPDSIIKDAKEKMEKTVDHLREEYKAVRTGRASISMFDNIKVDYYGAPTPLAGVATLSAPEPRLIVIQPWDPTMIPVIEKAINQSNLGLNPQNDGKLIRLPIPQLTEERRKEIVKVVKKLAEEAKVAVRNIRRDANDQLKKLEKDKEISEDDFKAYQADVQELTDENIKRLDEVLDAKEKDVMEI, encoded by the coding sequence ATGCCGGATTCAATAATTAAAGATGCAAAAGAGAAGATGGAGAAAACCGTTGATCACCTGAGGGAGGAGTATAAGGCTGTTAGAACTGGCCGTGCTTCCATCTCCATGTTTGATAATATTAAAGTGGACTACTACGGAGCGCCCACGCCCCTCGCTGGTGTGGCAACGCTTAGTGCGCCTGAGCCCCGTCTCATCGTTATACAGCCCTGGGATCCCACAATGATCCCCGTTATCGAAAAGGCTATTAACCAGAGTAATCTCGGGCTCAACCCCCAGAACGATGGAAAGCTCATCCGTCTCCCCATCCCCCAGCTCACAGAGGAGCGGAGGAAGGAAATCGTGAAGGTTGTCAAAAAACTTGCGGAGGAGGCTAAGGTCGCCGTCAGGAATATCCGCAGGGATGCAAACGATCAGCTCAAGAAGCTCGAGAAGGACAAGGAGATCTCTGAGGACGACTTCAAAGCCTATCAGGCAGATGTTCAGGAGCTCACAGATGAGAACATTAAACGACTGGATGAGGTTCTCGATGCAAAAGAAAAGGATGTAATGGAGATATAA
- a CDS encoding isoprenyl transferase, giving the protein MPESLPRHLAVIMDGNGRWAKKRGMPRVMGHRKGVEVVKDIALYSAEVGISYLSLFAFSMENWKRPGDEVGFLMRLLDDYIERELETILSNNIRLTASGRMALLPEGTRKKLEAAIERSSSNGGMVLNLALSYGGRSEIIDVARRMAEEAKNGTLQPEDIDEEFFKSYLYNPEIPDVDLLIRTSGEMRISNFQLWRIAYSELYFTDKYWPDFSRADLDEAVQSFAGRERRFGKTTDQIDSPKSD; this is encoded by the coding sequence ATGCCTGAGAGTCTCCCCCGTCACCTTGCCGTCATAATGGACGGCAACGGGAGATGGGCCAAGAAAAGGGGAATGCCCAGGGTTATGGGACACCGCAAAGGGGTAGAGGTTGTGAAAGATATAGCCCTCTACTCCGCCGAGGTGGGTATTTCCTATCTGTCCCTCTTCGCATTCAGCATGGAAAACTGGAAACGCCCCGGTGATGAGGTGGGCTTCCTTATGCGTCTGCTCGATGATTACATCGAGAGGGAACTTGAAACAATACTCAGCAATAACATACGTTTGACCGCTTCCGGCCGTATGGCTCTTCTCCCCGAAGGAACAAGGAAGAAGCTGGAGGCCGCCATTGAACGTTCATCTTCCAATGGTGGCATGGTGCTTAACCTTGCCCTCAGCTATGGTGGACGCTCGGAGATAATCGACGTGGCCAGACGCATGGCAGAGGAAGCAAAGAACGGAACGCTACAGCCGGAAGATATAGATGAAGAGTTCTTTAAGAGCTATCTTTACAACCCAGAGATTCCCGATGTGGATCTCCTTATCCGGACCAGCGGCGAGATGCGCATAAGTAACTTTCAGCTGTGGCGCATTGCATACAGCGAACTGTACTTCACCGACAAATACTGGCCCGACTTTTCCAGAGCCGATCTGGATGAGGCGGTGCAGAGCTTTGCCGGAAGGGAGCGCAGGTTCGGCAAAACGACGGATCAGATCGATTCGCCGAAGTCTGATTAA
- the lepA gene encoding translation elongation factor 4, which produces MDKKYIRNFSIIAHIDHGKSTLADRLIQNTGGLEDRDMKAQVLDSMDIERERGITIKAQTVRLYYEAQDGNRYQLNLIDTPGHVDFTYEVSRSLAACEGALIVVDAAQGVEAQTIANAYMAVDQELELIPVINKIDLPSADPDKVKAEIEDIVGIDATDAVLASAKDNIGTVEILERIVAQVPEPRGTYDAPFKAMVFDSWYDTYQGVVVLIRVIDGRIKPKEKIKMMSTGKEYTIDKVGVFTPKPFMVEEISVGEVGFITAAIKDINDVDVGDTITHSTVPAKEAFPGFKRVKPVVFCGMYPVDSKDYEDLRDALDKLMLNDSSISYEAESSAALGFGFRCGFLGLLHMEIIQERLEREFGLNLVTTAPTVIYKVTKKDGEQIEVDNPSDLPDVSEIDFIEEPVINSTIILPEEFVGGVMQLLVAKRGIQNNMRYLNMGRVILEYEIPLSEVVMDFYDKLKSISRGYASFDYDFSGYRTSDLVKLDILLNGESVDALSIIVHKDHAFYKGRDLTEKLKEFIHRQMFDIAIQAAVGNKILARSTVKAYRKNVTAKCYGGDISRKRKLLEKQKAGKKRMKQVGNVEIPQEAFLAVLKIGED; this is translated from the coding sequence ATGGATAAGAAATACATAAGAAACTTCAGTATCATTGCACATATCGACCACGGTAAGTCCACCCTTGCGGACAGGCTTATCCAGAACACGGGCGGCCTTGAGGACAGGGACATGAAAGCCCAGGTGCTGGACAGCATGGACATTGAGCGGGAACGTGGGATAACCATCAAGGCCCAGACCGTCCGCCTCTACTATGAGGCCCAGGACGGGAACCGCTATCAGCTCAACCTCATCGATACCCCCGGACACGTCGATTTCACCTATGAGGTCTCCCGAAGCCTCGCCGCCTGTGAAGGTGCGCTTATAGTTGTGGACGCTGCCCAGGGCGTGGAAGCGCAGACCATCGCAAACGCATATATGGCTGTGGATCAGGAGCTGGAGCTTATCCCCGTTATTAACAAGATAGACCTCCCCTCCGCAGACCCGGACAAGGTTAAGGCGGAGATCGAGGATATTGTGGGCATCGATGCCACCGATGCGGTTCTTGCAAGCGCAAAGGATAATATCGGCACCGTTGAGATACTCGAAAGGATCGTGGCACAGGTTCCGGAACCGAGGGGAACCTATGATGCACCCTTTAAGGCGATGGTATTCGATTCCTGGTACGACACTTATCAGGGGGTTGTGGTTCTTATCCGTGTTATAGACGGGCGCATTAAGCCAAAAGAGAAGATCAAGATGATGTCCACAGGGAAGGAGTACACCATCGATAAGGTGGGTGTGTTCACCCCTAAACCATTTATGGTGGAGGAGATATCCGTTGGAGAGGTCGGTTTCATCACCGCAGCCATCAAGGATATCAACGATGTGGATGTTGGTGACACCATCACCCACTCCACAGTGCCCGCCAAGGAGGCCTTCCCCGGTTTTAAGAGGGTTAAGCCCGTTGTATTCTGCGGTATGTATCCTGTGGATTCCAAAGACTATGAGGATCTTAGAGACGCCCTCGATAAGTTGATGCTTAACGACAGCTCCATCAGCTACGAGGCGGAAAGCTCCGCCGCACTCGGTTTCGGCTTCCGCTGCGGCTTCCTCGGTCTGCTCCACATGGAGATCATACAAGAGAGGCTCGAAAGAGAGTTCGGTCTTAATCTGGTTACAACCGCACCCACGGTTATATATAAGGTTACAAAGAAGGATGGGGAGCAGATAGAGGTGGACAATCCATCGGACCTCCCCGATGTTTCTGAGATAGATTTTATTGAGGAGCCCGTAATCAATTCCACAATAATCCTTCCCGAGGAGTTTGTGGGGGGTGTTATGCAGCTCCTCGTCGCTAAGCGGGGTATCCAGAACAACATGCGCTATCTGAACATGGGGCGTGTGATTCTGGAGTATGAGATACCCCTCTCCGAAGTTGTTATGGACTTCTACGACAAGCTTAAGTCGATCTCAAGGGGATACGCCTCCTTCGATTACGACTTTTCAGGCTACAGAACATCCGACCTTGTGAAGCTTGACATACTTCTTAACGGCGAATCCGTGGATGCTCTCAGCATCATCGTCCATAAGGACCACGCCTTCTACAAGGGGCGTGACCTCACTGAGAAGCTCAAGGAGTTTATCCACAGGCAGATGTTTGATATCGCCATTCAGGCCGCAGTGGGGAACAAGATCCTCGCCCGTTCCACTGTAAAGGCATACAGGAAGAACGTTACCGCCAAATGCTACGGCGGTGATATATCAAGAAAGCGAAAGCTCCTTGAGAAGCAGAAGGCGGGTAAGAAGCGGATGAAGCAGGTGGGCAACGTGGAGATTCCGCAGGAGGCCTTCCTCGCTGTCCTTAAGATCGGTGAAGATTAA
- the lepB gene encoding signal peptidase I: MPSDEAKKNNPEGDSQEKKPGKEKKKEGFFDSLVVAVVIALIIKAFIVQTYTIPSGSMLDTLLIGDYILVNRLAYKFSEPDNGDVIVFEYPLEPEKSFIKRIIAKPGDRIKIVDKQVFLNGEALQEDYKQIKDKNVYPDVMSNRDNIDPFTVPDNKYFVMGDNRDASYDGRFWGFIDKDSIKGKAFLIYWSLKTPEYGSAWSKMPLRFFRFLNPEYDRFDRILKLIH, encoded by the coding sequence ATGCCGTCTGACGAAGCAAAGAAGAATAATCCCGAAGGGGATTCCCAGGAGAAAAAGCCCGGGAAGGAAAAGAAGAAAGAGGGCTTTTTCGACTCCCTCGTTGTGGCGGTTGTCATTGCCCTTATTATAAAAGCTTTCATAGTACAAACCTATACGATACCATCCGGCTCCATGCTGGATACCCTCCTCATAGGCGATTATATCCTTGTTAACCGCCTCGCATATAAGTTCAGCGAGCCGGATAACGGCGATGTGATCGTTTTCGAGTACCCCCTTGAGCCCGAAAAAAGCTTTATCAAGAGGATAATAGCCAAACCCGGCGACAGGATTAAGATTGTCGATAAGCAGGTTTTCCTTAACGGTGAAGCGCTTCAGGAGGATTACAAGCAGATCAAGGATAAGAACGTTTATCCGGATGTTATGTCCAACAGGGATAATATCGACCCCTTCACGGTGCCGGATAATAAGTATTTTGTTATGGGTGATAACCGTGATGCCAGCTATGATGGCCGTTTCTGGGGCTTTATCGATAAGGACAGCATCAAAGGGAAGGCGTTTTTAATCTACTGGTCGCTGAAAACACCGGAGTACGGTTCAGCCTGGTCAAAGATGCCTCTGCGTTTCTTCCGGTTCCTCAATCCTGAGTACGACAGGTTTGACAGGATCCTGAAACTGATTCATTGA
- a CDS encoding GspE/PulE family protein produces MTDYEKAIDSYLRFPDRSDFVPVDEDGLKFLFADDNGLVKARFLAFSLGLNPSFEQVSRERVFEILEHLGGEVSDEFESDEETLEDDETANILSASYDDAPIIKLVNQLMIQAVKKGASDIHFEGMDNSFAVRLRVDGKLKTVKKFPKKIQDPIIARIKVVSNLDVAESRKPQDGRINLKIGNRTIDVRVSTVPSVTGEKAVLRILERSKSLVTLENVGLADHLLDLYRRNLNKPNGIILVTGPTGSGKTTTLYASLLEIASDDSNIMTIEDPVEYHMENITQVQVNQAVNVTFASAIRSFLRQDPDVILVGEIRDEETAEAAVQASLTGHLVLSTLHTNDAPTAVARLIDMDVEPFLISSSLLCTMGQRLVRRICPECRRKVKSDDYVRDYFQGEGYELDEHYIGEGCDACFGTGYKGRTGIFEIMSVNDEIRSLINRRASSGELAATAKNNGYKRMFDYGAELVRHGVTTPMELITVTRID; encoded by the coding sequence ATGACAGATTACGAAAAGGCCATAGACAGCTACCTTCGTTTTCCCGACAGGAGCGATTTTGTTCCTGTGGATGAAGACGGATTAAAATTTCTTTTCGCCGATGACAACGGGCTTGTAAAAGCCCGTTTCCTCGCTTTCAGCCTCGGGCTTAACCCCTCCTTTGAGCAGGTCAGCCGTGAGCGTGTGTTTGAGATCCTCGAGCACCTCGGAGGCGAGGTCTCCGATGAATTCGAGTCCGATGAGGAGACCCTTGAGGATGACGAAACGGCGAATATCCTTTCCGCTTCCTACGATGATGCACCGATCATTAAGCTCGTTAACCAGCTTATGATTCAGGCGGTTAAGAAGGGTGCTAGTGATATCCACTTTGAAGGGATGGACAACAGCTTTGCAGTACGCCTCCGTGTGGACGGCAAGCTGAAGACTGTTAAAAAATTCCCCAAAAAGATTCAGGACCCGATCATCGCCCGTATCAAGGTTGTCTCAAACCTCGATGTGGCGGAGAGCAGGAAGCCGCAGGACGGACGTATAAACCTCAAGATAGGTAACCGAACCATCGATGTGAGGGTTTCCACCGTCCCCTCTGTTACAGGGGAGAAGGCGGTTCTTCGTATATTGGAGCGTTCGAAGAGCCTTGTAACCCTTGAAAATGTCGGCCTTGCGGATCATCTTCTGGATCTGTACAGGCGCAACCTGAATAAGCCGAACGGCATTATCCTTGTGACGGGGCCCACGGGTTCGGGTAAGACCACAACCCTTTACGCATCTCTGCTGGAGATAGCCAGCGATGATTCGAATATTATGACCATCGAGGATCCGGTGGAGTACCATATGGAGAACATTACGCAGGTTCAGGTGAATCAGGCTGTAAACGTAACCTTCGCCAGTGCGATCCGATCATTCCTGAGACAGGACCCCGATGTTATCCTCGTGGGTGAGATTCGAGACGAAGAGACCGCCGAGGCAGCTGTTCAGGCTTCGCTTACAGGTCACCTTGTCCTCTCCACCCTGCATACAAACGACGCCCCCACAGCCGTTGCCAGACTGATTGATATGGATGTGGAGCCCTTTCTCATATCCTCGTCCCTCCTCTGTACCATGGGTCAGAGGCTCGTGAGGAGGATATGCCCCGAATGCCGCAGGAAGGTTAAGTCCGATGACTATGTGCGTGACTACTTCCAGGGTGAGGGGTATGAGCTTGATGAGCATTACATCGGTGAAGGCTGTGATGCATGCTTCGGTACGGGCTATAAGGGGCGGACAGGTATATTCGAGATAATGAGCGTTAACGATGAGATAAGAAGCCTCATAAACCGCAGAGCCTCCTCCGGCGAGCTGGCCGCAACGGCTAAGAATAACGGCTACAAGAGGATGTTCGACTACGGTGCGGAGCTTGTACGCCATGGCGTTACCACCCCCATGGAGCTTATCACGGTAACCAGGATCGACTGA
- a CDS encoding type II secretion system protein N, whose product MENIKIPWYIYPVFIGFAVSVLVSGYMSYRHSGLIPAPVQVQAAENNSSQVADTELILERNVFDILTGQRQEPVEVAETEEKVSEAQEASAPPPANVELLGIMLGGEGEQSVAVMSVERETFVFIEGETINGVELSKLGRDYAMINVNGRKSRLNLYDRAEMERVRESAITISRNDDDEGDDARYEEDQPSASTDKITIPREDFVEQMGDINSIIKSVLMRPYERGGELIGYRLTRMRKDSVLRRVGLQNGDVLMRINGQELKTPEVLFGMMGSVEDISAVTLDIERKGEKKTIFVEIN is encoded by the coding sequence ATGGAAAATATTAAGATACCTTGGTATATATATCCCGTCTTCATCGGCTTTGCCGTGTCTGTGCTGGTTTCCGGCTATATGAGCTATCGCCACAGCGGTCTTATCCCTGCGCCTGTGCAGGTTCAGGCAGCTGAAAACAACAGTTCCCAGGTTGCGGATACTGAGCTTATCCTTGAGAGGAACGTTTTCGATATCCTCACAGGGCAGAGACAGGAGCCTGTAGAAGTGGCAGAAACCGAGGAAAAAGTCTCCGAAGCACAGGAGGCATCCGCTCCCCCGCCGGCGAATGTTGAGCTCCTCGGAATCATGCTCGGGGGCGAGGGTGAGCAGTCCGTTGCTGTAATGAGCGTAGAGCGGGAAACCTTCGTGTTTATTGAAGGTGAAACGATAAACGGTGTTGAACTCTCTAAGCTGGGACGTGATTACGCCATGATCAATGTGAACGGACGTAAGAGTCGTCTCAACCTTTATGACAGGGCAGAGATGGAGCGTGTGCGGGAATCAGCAATAACTATAAGCAGAAACGATGATGACGAAGGTGATGATGCACGCTATGAAGAGGATCAGCCCTCTGCTTCCACCGATAAGATAACCATCCCCAGAGAGGACTTCGTGGAGCAGATGGGGGATATAAACAGCATCATCAAGTCGGTTCTTATGCGCCCCTATGAAAGGGGTGGGGAGCTCATCGGATACAGACTCACAAGGATGCGCAAGGATTCGGTCCTGCGCCGTGTGGGTCTCCAGAACGGTGATGTTCTCATGCGCATAAACGGTCAGGAGCTTAAAACGCCGGAGGTTCTCTTCGGCATGATGGGTTCTGTGGAGGATATTTCCGCAGTAACTCTGGATATAGAACGCAAGGGCGAGAAGAAAACAATTTTCGTTGAAATAAACTAA
- the pyrH gene encoding UMP kinase → MDLKYKRILLKLSGEALMGDHEFGVDFDTLNFIASEVKEVHDLGVNIGIVVGGGNIFRGVSSAAGNIDRVTADYMGMLATVMNALALQDALEKIGCETRVQSSIEMRQIAEPFIRRRAMRHFEKGRVVIFAAGTGNPYFTTDSAATLRSSEMNMDVVLKGTKVDGVYDSDPVNNPDAVKYETIDYLSVLNERLKVMDSTAISMCMDNKMPIIVFDLYGKGNMKKIVTGDKLGTIVEG, encoded by the coding sequence ATGGATTTGAAGTACAAAAGGATTCTTCTTAAACTCAGCGGGGAAGCCCTTATGGGGGACCATGAGTTCGGCGTTGATTTCGATACGCTCAACTTCATTGCGTCAGAGGTCAAAGAGGTCCATGACCTCGGCGTAAATATCGGCATTGTGGTTGGTGGCGGAAACATCTTCCGTGGTGTTTCCTCAGCTGCTGGCAATATAGACCGTGTAACAGCGGACTATATGGGTATGCTCGCAACCGTTATGAACGCCCTTGCCCTGCAGGATGCTCTGGAGAAGATCGGGTGCGAAACGAGGGTGCAGTCCTCCATAGAGATGCGCCAGATAGCAGAGCCCTTCATACGCCGCAGAGCGATGCGCCATTTCGAGAAAGGGAGGGTGGTTATATTCGCCGCCGGAACGGGGAACCCCTATTTCACGACGGATTCCGCCGCAACGCTGCGTTCATCGGAGATGAATATGGACGTTGTCCTTAAAGGAACCAAGGTGGACGGCGTTTACGACAGCGATCCCGTTAACAACCCCGATGCAGTAAAATATGAAACAATCGATTACCTCAGCGTTCTAAACGAGAGGCTGAAGGTTATGGATTCCACAGCCATAAGCATGTGCATGGACAACAAAATGCCCATTATTGTCTTTGACCTTTACGGCAAAGGCAACATGAAGAAGATAGTCACCGGTGACAAATTAGGAACAATTGTGGAGGGTTGA